One Nicotiana sylvestris chromosome 12, ASM39365v2, whole genome shotgun sequence genomic window carries:
- the LOC104214866 gene encoding alcohol-forming fatty acyl-CoA reductase-like isoform X2, producing MKRYDIAMNINVLGAVNVLKFAKRCEKVKIIVHVSTAYVCGEGEGVIPEKSFILGETLNKNSYLDIDVERKVIEDKLKELEAQKLTSKEVTIAMKDLGIQRATLHGWPNTYSFTKAMGEMLLGHLKENLQLVIIRPTIITSTYKEPFPGWIEGVKTVDSFILGYGKGILNFCFGDPNTKIDAIPGDMVVNSILAAIIAHGNQYYSSQESIYHISSSEKNPLKSCDIQLFLFHYFTKNPWINKDGNIIKVGMPPLFSSMDSFQNYISTYYWPLLKILELANLLSWQRFDKTYKNLKRKIDMAIRLAELYKPYLLFHGSFDDVNTERLRMAMKDCNIEDVLSFDPRCIKWEDYFMNTHFPGAVKRIF from the exons atgaagag ATATGATATTGCCATGAATATCAATGTCCTAGGTGCCGTCAACGTCCTCAAGTTTGCTAAAAGATGTGAAAAAGTGAAGATTATTGTTCACGTATCCACTG CTTATGTTTGTGGGGAAGGGGAAGGAGTTATACCAGAGAAATCATTCATTTTGGGTGAGACACTCAACAAAAACTCCTACTTAGACATTGATGTGGAGAGGAAGGTGATAGAAGACAAACTTAAGGAACTTGAAGCTCAAAAATTGACATCAAAGGAAGTGACGATAGCCATGAAAGACCTTGGCATTCAAAG GGCAACTTTGCATGGGTGGCCAAACACATATTCCTTCACAAAGGCAATGGGAGAGATGCTTTTAGGacatttgaaagagaatttacaACTTGTTATAATACGTCCAACAATTATCACTAGCACTTATAAAGAGCCATTTCCAGGATGGATTGAAGGAGTCAA AACAGTGGATTCATTTATCTTGGGATATGGTAAAGGCATATTGAATTTCTGCTTTGGTGACCCAAACACAAAAATAGACGCG ATTCCAGGTGATATGGTGGTGAACTCCATACTTGCAGCAATTATAGCACATGGAAATCAATATTATTCTTCTCAAGAATCAATATATCACATTAGCTCTTCCGAAAAAAATCCTCTAAAATCTTGTGATATTCAATTGTTTCTGTTTCATTACTTCACCAAAAATCCATGGATCAACAAAGATGGGAACATCATCAAAGTGGGAATGCCTCCGCTATTTAGCAGCATGGATAGCTTTCAAAATTACATTTCAACCTATTATTGGCCATTGTTAAAG ATACTAGAGTTGGCAAATCTATTATCATGGCAGCGTTTTGACAAAACCTACAAAAATTTGAAAAGGAAGATTGATATGGCTATACGTCTAGCTGAACTCTACAAACCTTACTTGCTTTTCCACGGCAG CTTTGATGACGTTAATACCGAGAGGTTGAGAATGGCAATGAAAGATTGCAACATAGAAGATGTGCTCAGCTTTGATCCAAGATGCATTAAATGGGAAGATTACTTCATGAATACTCATTTCCCCGGAGCTGTAAAGCGCATATTCTAG
- the LOC104214866 gene encoding fatty acyl-CoA reductase 3-like isoform X1 translates to MESSKIQQFLEGKTIFITGATGFLAKILVEKILRVQPNVKKLYLLVRASDTKSAKKRFYEEIMQTELFKVLREKIGAKNLNSLVEEKVFPVAGDISFEDFGIENSEIKDEMFKEIEIIINSAATTRFDERYDIAMNINVLGAVNVLKFAKRCEKVKIIVHVSTAYVCGEGEGVIPEKSFILGETLNKNSYLDIDVERKVIEDKLKELEAQKLTSKEVTIAMKDLGIQRATLHGWPNTYSFTKAMGEMLLGHLKENLQLVIIRPTIITSTYKEPFPGWIEGVKTVDSFILGYGKGILNFCFGDPNTKIDAIPGDMVVNSILAAIIAHGNQYYSSQESIYHISSSEKNPLKSCDIQLFLFHYFTKNPWINKDGNIIKVGMPPLFSSMDSFQNYISTYYWPLLKILELANLLSWQRFDKTYKNLKRKIDMAIRLAELYKPYLLFHGSFDDVNTERLRMAMKDCNIEDVLSFDPRCIKWEDYFMNTHFPGAVKRIF, encoded by the exons ATGGAATCATCTAAAATTCAACAATTTCTAGAAGGCAAAACTATTTTCATTACGGGTGCCACGGGTTTCCTTGCAAAAA TTTTGGTGGAGAAGATACTTCGGGTTCAACCAAACGTGAAAAAGTTATACCTTCTAGTAAGAGCTTCGGACACCAAATCAGCCAAGAAACGTTTttatgaagag ATTATGCAGACTGAATTGTTTAAGGTTCTAAGAGAAAAGATAGGTGCAAAAAACCTAAACTCTCTCGTAGAAGAGAAGGTATTTCCAGTTGCCGGTGATATTTCATTTGaggattttggaattgaaaattcgGAGATAAAAGATGAAATGTTCAAAGAAATCGAAATAATTATAAACTCAGCTGCAACTACTAGATTTGATGAGAG ATATGATATTGCCATGAATATCAATGTCCTAGGTGCCGTCAACGTCCTCAAGTTTGCTAAAAGATGTGAAAAAGTGAAGATTATTGTTCACGTATCCACTG CTTATGTTTGTGGGGAAGGGGAAGGAGTTATACCAGAGAAATCATTCATTTTGGGTGAGACACTCAACAAAAACTCCTACTTAGACATTGATGTGGAGAGGAAGGTGATAGAAGACAAACTTAAGGAACTTGAAGCTCAAAAATTGACATCAAAGGAAGTGACGATAGCCATGAAAGACCTTGGCATTCAAAG GGCAACTTTGCATGGGTGGCCAAACACATATTCCTTCACAAAGGCAATGGGAGAGATGCTTTTAGGacatttgaaagagaatttacaACTTGTTATAATACGTCCAACAATTATCACTAGCACTTATAAAGAGCCATTTCCAGGATGGATTGAAGGAGTCAA AACAGTGGATTCATTTATCTTGGGATATGGTAAAGGCATATTGAATTTCTGCTTTGGTGACCCAAACACAAAAATAGACGCG ATTCCAGGTGATATGGTGGTGAACTCCATACTTGCAGCAATTATAGCACATGGAAATCAATATTATTCTTCTCAAGAATCAATATATCACATTAGCTCTTCCGAAAAAAATCCTCTAAAATCTTGTGATATTCAATTGTTTCTGTTTCATTACTTCACCAAAAATCCATGGATCAACAAAGATGGGAACATCATCAAAGTGGGAATGCCTCCGCTATTTAGCAGCATGGATAGCTTTCAAAATTACATTTCAACCTATTATTGGCCATTGTTAAAG ATACTAGAGTTGGCAAATCTATTATCATGGCAGCGTTTTGACAAAACCTACAAAAATTTGAAAAGGAAGATTGATATGGCTATACGTCTAGCTGAACTCTACAAACCTTACTTGCTTTTCCACGGCAG CTTTGATGACGTTAATACCGAGAGGTTGAGAATGGCAATGAAAGATTGCAACATAGAAGATGTGCTCAGCTTTGATCCAAGATGCATTAAATGGGAAGATTACTTCATGAATACTCATTTCCCCGGAGCTGTAAAGCGCATATTCTAG